From a region of the Archocentrus centrarchus isolate MPI-CPG fArcCen1 chromosome 18, fArcCen1, whole genome shotgun sequence genome:
- the LOC115796962 gene encoding interleukin-8-like codes for MKLCMLVMLGTLFVLSDGMPPISRDYNTHCRCLQVESRIIPPDNLRSIKLIPEGPHCRETEIIAGLVSGAKVCLNPDSSWVKKLVNFVLEKQQAGAASKNQA; via the exons ATGAAGCTCTGCATGCTGGTGATGCTCGGGACCCTGTTCGTCCTCAGTGACG GTATGCCGCCAATCAGCCGGGACTACAACACCCACTGTCGGTGCCTGCAGGTGGAGTCGAGGATCATCCCACCAGACAACCTGAGGAGCATCAAACTCATCCCTGAGGGGCCTCACTGCAGGGAAACAGAAATCAT AGCCGGACTGGTGAGCGGAGCGAAGGTTTGTCTGAACCCTGATTCCTCCTGGGTGAAGAAGCTTGTCAACTTTGTTCTTGAGAAACAACAGGCAGGAGCAGCCTCCAAGAATCAGGCATAA